One part of the Acinetobacter sp. XS-4 genome encodes these proteins:
- a CDS encoding NirD/YgiW/YdeI family stress tolerance protein — protein MKILKAILMTTGLTAAGVSIANTPVNQAAIAPATLTTVKHALTAKDNTPVKVQGQVVKSLGDEKYQFRDKTGSITIDVDDELWQGRPISPNTTVTLIGEVDIDYKPLKRVEIEVDQVQF, from the coding sequence ATGAAAATACTTAAAGCAATACTAATGACTACAGGTCTAACAGCGGCTGGTGTGTCTATAGCAAATACACCTGTGAATCAGGCAGCAATTGCTCCAGCAACTCTCACAACTGTTAAGCATGCATTAACGGCAAAAGATAATACACCAGTAAAAGTACAGGGTCAGGTTGTAAAATCTTTAGGTGATGAAAAATACCAATTTCGTGATAAGACAGGTAGCATTACAATTGATGTAGATGATGAACTTTGGCAGGGTCGTCCTATTTCACCAAATACAACTGTGACTTTAATTGGTGAAGTAGACATCGACTATAAACCTTTAAAACGTGTAGAAATTGAGGTCGATCAAGTTCAGTTCTAA
- a CDS encoding response regulator — protein MRILLAEDDRSQAESIQSWLELDGYQVDWVERGDYALTAIEQHDYDCILLDRGLPQLAGEKVLTTIRYKQKNVPVIFITARDSIHDRVEGLDLGANDYLVKPFSLEELSARIRAQLRKQTLSQQSILTWGDLQLDTQAKVVLSAGKSIDLTAKEFQILRKLMVHPEHIITRDQLEEALYAWGEEIESNAIEVFIYQLRKKIGSSCIKTIRGLGYRMGDLK, from the coding sequence ATGAGAATTTTGCTTGCAGAAGATGATCGCTCTCAAGCTGAAAGTATTCAATCATGGTTAGAGTTAGATGGTTATCAGGTCGATTGGGTAGAAAGAGGTGATTATGCGCTTACGGCAATCGAACAGCATGACTATGACTGTATTTTACTTGATCGGGGACTGCCGCAATTAGCGGGTGAAAAAGTTCTAACAACGATCCGTTATAAACAAAAAAATGTTCCTGTTATTTTTATTACCGCACGTGACAGCATTCATGATCGAGTAGAAGGACTAGATTTAGGCGCAAATGATTATTTGGTTAAGCCTTTTAGTTTAGAAGAACTCTCTGCCCGAATTCGCGCTCAATTGCGTAAACAAACTTTAAGTCAGCAATCGATTTTAACGTGGGGTGATTTGCAACTTGATACACAAGCGAAAGTTGTATTAAGCGCTGGAAAATCTATTGATTTAACTGCAAAAGAATTCCAAATATTACGTAAGCTGATGGTTCATCCTGAACATATTATTACCCGTGATCAATTAGAAGAAGCACTCTATGCATGGGGTGAGGAAATTGAAAGTAACGCCATCGAAGTATTTATTTATCAGCTTCGAAAAAAAATCGGAAGTAGCTGCATTAAAACCATACGGGGGCTAGGTTACCGTATGGGAGATTTAAAATGA
- a CDS encoding ATP-binding protein yields MKSNRSSLQSQLVKTTMWSSVVVGLVALSLLTIFSVYHNMSVQDEIMDEISDTLLVSDLSKHSMKQFDQLSDEFDIQYELLSSGQLLTHSHSYQHELFEQGKLSEGFSYFWFDGQLWRSLAAQQEDSQLEVEVFQPMSTRIEEVLKALAGYSGLMVLFWLLQWVIVSWRTEQQLAALNLLSIRIAQKTASNLEPIQDPDVITEIQPVIDALNQLLARLQRALVAEQRFTADASHELRSPLSAIQMRLQVLQRKYQHVPELHQDFERIQEDVSRSTKVLENLLLLARLEPNEAEQPQLPKTVIDLNYLLARVIETVTLDANAKQMLIETNTLSTETKTFANEELLFIAFRNLFDNAIRYSPTLGSIHVEISQDEQQIKVAIEDTGNGVDDEVLQRLGQRFFRVLGTQQQGSGLGISITRKIIELHNGELHFMHAEQGGLRVEVNLPL; encoded by the coding sequence ATGAAATCGAATCGCTCATCTTTGCAGTCGCAACTGGTTAAAACCACCATGTGGAGTAGTGTGGTGGTGGGCTTGGTGGCTTTAAGCTTACTTACCATATTTTCTGTTTATCACAACATGTCAGTTCAAGACGAAATCATGGATGAAATTTCAGACACTTTACTGGTTTCTGATCTGTCAAAACATTCTATGAAACAGTTTGATCAGCTCAGTGATGAATTTGATATTCAGTATGAGTTATTAAGCTCTGGGCAATTACTTACTCATTCTCATAGTTATCAGCATGAACTTTTTGAACAAGGAAAGTTATCTGAAGGTTTTTCATATTTTTGGTTTGATGGTCAATTATGGCGTAGTCTGGCTGCACAACAAGAAGACTCTCAACTAGAAGTTGAAGTCTTTCAGCCAATGAGTACCCGTATTGAAGAAGTACTCAAAGCACTTGCAGGCTATAGCGGTCTTATGGTGTTGTTCTGGTTGCTGCAATGGGTCATTGTAAGTTGGCGTACGGAGCAACAATTGGCTGCGCTAAATTTACTTTCTATACGTATTGCCCAAAAAACAGCTTCAAATTTAGAACCAATTCAAGATCCAGATGTCATTACCGAAATTCAGCCTGTGATTGATGCTTTAAACCAATTACTTGCAAGATTGCAAAGAGCATTAGTGGCTGAGCAACGTTTTACGGCAGATGCTTCCCATGAGCTACGTTCTCCGTTGTCTGCCATACAAATGCGTCTTCAAGTTTTACAGCGTAAATATCAACATGTTCCAGAACTTCATCAGGACTTTGAGCGCATACAAGAGGACGTTTCAAGAAGTACAAAAGTACTTGAAAACCTACTCCTTCTTGCTCGCCTAGAACCCAATGAAGCAGAGCAGCCACAACTTCCTAAAACAGTTATCGATTTAAATTACTTATTGGCTAGAGTCATTGAAACTGTAACTTTAGATGCGAATGCTAAACAGATGTTGATAGAGACAAATACCTTATCGACAGAAACTAAAACCTTTGCGAATGAAGAATTACTGTTTATTGCTTTTAGAAATTTATTTGATAATGCCATTCGTTATAGCCCGACTTTAGGTTCTATTCATGTTGAGATTAGTCAGGACGAACAGCAAATTAAGGTCGCTATAGAGGATACAGGAAATGGTGTAGATGATGAGGTATTGCAACGTTTAGGGCAGCGTTTTTTTCGAGTATTAGGTACTCAGCAGCAAGGTTCAGGGTTGGGAATTTCAATTACTCGAAAAATTATTGAGTTGCACAATGGTGAATTGCATTTTATGCATGCTGAACAGGGTGGTTTGAGGGTAGAGGTTAATCTTCCATTATAA
- a CDS encoding hemin uptake protein HemP, translating into MNAPFSLFTRNNETAHALPMLHSNNLFALGREIRIMHAGEEYRLRLTRNNRLILTK; encoded by the coding sequence ATGAACGCACCTTTTAGCTTATTTACTCGTAACAATGAAACAGCTCATGCCTTACCAATGTTACATTCTAACAACCTCTTTGCATTAGGCCGTGAAATCCGCATTATGCATGCTGGCGAGGAATATCGTTTACGCCTCACTCGCAACAATCGTCTAATTTTAACTAAATAA
- a CDS encoding thiamine phosphate synthase, translating to MPKPIVDVAIAILIHRGKILVGWREEQQHQGGKHEFPGGKVEQGETPEEACRREIYEEVGIGLKDWHQFNYIHHEYDDIIVNLHLFHSYVPDELLNLIHQPWAWYTREQLLYLNFPKANKDIIKRLYWPHFIKISNTLTSVGSSDALLYWRIEDESDQQSIEQLSTLDENQLSNLIINVDIWQQLSPELKKQIKTVHLKQSQLMNLHKGDLTMGVRYIAACHDAVSLKQAEQIGCDAVFISPVKPTTTHPEAVALGWERFADLAQNSHIPVFALGGVHPDDLATAQQHGAYGLAGIRNF from the coding sequence ATGCCCAAACCGATAGTCGATGTCGCTATAGCAATCTTGATCCATCGTGGAAAAATACTGGTTGGATGGCGCGAAGAGCAGCAACATCAAGGTGGAAAGCATGAGTTTCCTGGAGGAAAGGTTGAGCAGGGTGAAACACCTGAAGAAGCCTGTCGCCGTGAAATCTATGAAGAAGTGGGTATTGGTTTAAAAGATTGGCACCAATTTAATTATATTCACCATGAGTATGATGACATTATCGTCAATTTACATTTATTCCATAGTTATGTGCCTGATGAACTATTAAATCTTATTCATCAACCATGGGCATGGTATACACGTGAACAGTTACTTTACTTAAACTTTCCAAAAGCGAATAAAGACATCATAAAACGACTTTATTGGCCTCATTTCATCAAAATTAGCAATACGCTTACATCGGTAGGAAGCAGTGATGCTTTATTGTATTGGCGTATAGAAGATGAATCTGACCAGCAATCAATAGAGCAATTAAGCACTTTAGATGAAAATCAGTTATCAAACTTAATTATTAATGTAGATATCTGGCAGCAGTTGAGCCCTGAATTAAAAAAACAGATTAAGACTGTTCATTTAAAACAATCTCAGCTCATGAATTTGCATAAAGGCGATTTAACAATGGGCGTGCGTTATATTGCCGCTTGTCATGATGCAGTTTCTTTAAAGCAAGCTGAGCAGATTGGTTGTGATGCTGTTTTTATTAGTCCTGTAAAGCCAACAACGACTCATCCAGAAGCTGTGGCATTAGGTTGGGAACGTTTTGCAGATCTAGCTCAAAATAGCCATATTCCAGTTTTTGCATTAGGAGGAGTGCATCCTGATGATTTAGCTACTGCACAGCAGCATGGTGCATATGGTTTAGCAGGCATTCGTAATTTCTAA
- a CDS encoding tetratricopeptide repeat protein, with the protein MLKKGVFYIGAVLMVGCTTLPDHSESKEKTPTPPVKKNTETPSGVKITPYEHPEIQRKNLQVIVPQQKKLQRFNDDGSQLPAFKVLMQKTQQAYKNQQWSEAERYALQAQRLAPQAAETYLFLALTANHKQQYSNAESLARRGLSFAQSQAMKKQLWLTILKAGQQRNNQKTVQEAQQALKAL; encoded by the coding sequence ATGTTGAAGAAAGGTGTTTTTTATATTGGTGCTGTTCTTATGGTCGGCTGTACAACTTTGCCTGATCATTCTGAATCCAAAGAGAAAACACCTACTCCACCAGTGAAGAAAAATACGGAAACTCCATCAGGTGTAAAAATTACACCTTATGAACATCCAGAAATTCAACGCAAAAATTTACAGGTGATTGTTCCTCAGCAAAAGAAGCTTCAACGCTTTAATGATGATGGAAGTCAATTACCTGCATTTAAAGTATTAATGCAGAAAACACAGCAAGCTTACAAAAACCAGCAATGGTCAGAGGCTGAACGCTATGCACTTCAGGCACAGCGTTTAGCACCACAAGCGGCTGAGACTTACTTATTTCTTGCCCTTACGGCAAATCATAAACAGCAATATTCTAATGCTGAGTCTTTAGCACGACGTGGTTTGAGTTTTGCCCAAAGTCAGGCGATGAAAAAGCAACTTTGGTTGACCATTTTAAAAGCTGGACAACAACGTAATAATCAAAAAACTGTTCAAGAAGCGCAACAAGCATTAAAAGCGCTCTAG
- the mrcB gene encoding penicillin-binding protein 1B, translating to MKFERGIGFFALIFSILIIGAFIALSIYLIRLDNIIREKFEGQRWDIPAKVFARPLEIYNNAPISQANFTQELKLLGYKTSSNYDKSGSYVAQGSNMYIHTRGFDYGDSVEPEQVLELSFANDQVVEVRSTKPSSTGVARLEPLLIGGIYPQHNEDRVLIKLNNVPKPLIEALISTEDRNFYHHHGISIRGTARALVSNVTGGKRQGGSTLTQQLVKNFYLTPERTLKRKVNEALMALLIELHYSKDEILEAYLNEVNLGQNGSYSINGYGLASQFYFGLPLRELSVAQQAYLVGLVQGPSLYNPWKNPEGAKKRRDTVLNNMRVMGYLTQAEYEDEIARPLNVLSKPSLGPAKFPDFLDIVRRQLRTEYQESDLTNQGLRIFTTLDPITQTQVQNAFKASVDRLANSNPARLKNLQGAVLIAHPENGELVAAVGSTQDFTGFNRALDAKRQVGSLLKPVIYLSAIESGRYNWASQIEDAPISVPVDSGKSWTPKNYSGGGHGVVSLSEALANSYNLSAVRLGQEFGLSTFTNNLRKFGVESTIPAYPSIFLGAVNMSPMEVLGIYENFATGGFKYPTRAIRSVVDANGRLLDRYGLNVQQTIDPSVGYIMNYGLQQVMSSGTGRSAYSSLSPALKLAGKSGTTNDTRDSWFAGYSGNHVAVVWLGLDDNKVTGLTGSSGALPVWTNVMKQLRQTPVNIRQPDTVQWQWIDRATGDLSAQACDGAMYIPMLTHTVPHRATPCGAPYYQVDPTYTPQSDNTTPDSQDDNTDSYIRESESQMQQDLSNNSRVISTGSYNN from the coding sequence ATGAAGTTTGAACGTGGTATCGGTTTCTTTGCACTAATCTTTTCCATTTTGATCATTGGTGCTTTTATTGCTCTTAGTATCTATCTGATTCGTTTAGATAATATTATCCGTGAAAAATTTGAAGGACAGCGGTGGGATATTCCTGCCAAAGTGTTTGCACGCCCTTTGGAAATTTATAACAACGCGCCTATTTCTCAAGCAAATTTTACTCAAGAATTAAAGCTATTGGGTTACAAAACTTCAAGTAATTATGACAAGTCTGGAAGTTATGTTGCTCAAGGCAGCAATATGTATATCCACACACGTGGTTTTGACTACGGTGACAGTGTTGAACCTGAACAAGTCTTAGAGTTAAGTTTTGCAAATGATCAAGTTGTTGAAGTACGAAGTACCAAACCTTCTTCAACCGGCGTTGCACGCTTAGAACCGTTACTCATTGGAGGAATTTATCCTCAACACAATGAAGACCGCGTACTCATTAAACTGAATAATGTCCCTAAACCACTCATTGAAGCTTTAATTTCTACAGAAGACCGCAATTTTTATCATCATCATGGTATTTCAATTCGCGGTACAGCTCGTGCATTGGTTAGTAATGTTACGGGTGGAAAGCGTCAAGGTGGTTCAACCCTGACTCAACAATTAGTTAAAAACTTCTACCTCACTCCTGAACGCACATTAAAACGTAAAGTCAATGAAGCATTAATGGCTTTACTCATCGAGCTGCATTACAGCAAAGATGAAATTTTAGAAGCCTATTTAAATGAAGTGAATTTAGGCCAAAATGGTAGCTACTCAATTAATGGCTATGGTTTGGCTTCACAATTTTATTTTGGTTTACCATTACGTGAGCTTAGCGTTGCACAACAAGCTTATTTAGTCGGTTTGGTTCAAGGCCCTTCTTTATATAATCCTTGGAAAAACCCTGAAGGTGCAAAAAAACGCCGTGACACTGTGTTAAATAACATGCGTGTGATGGGTTATTTAACTCAAGCCGAATATGAAGATGAAATTGCACGTCCTTTAAATGTGTTAAGTAAACCAAGTTTAGGGCCTGCAAAGTTCCCAGACTTTTTAGATATTGTGCGTCGTCAATTGCGCACAGAATATCAAGAAAGTGATTTAACCAATCAAGGCTTACGTATTTTTACGACCTTAGACCCAATTACTCAAACCCAAGTTCAAAACGCGTTTAAAGCTTCAGTAGATCGCTTAGCCAACAGCAACCCAGCACGTTTGAAAAATTTACAAGGTGCTGTACTGATTGCACATCCTGAAAATGGCGAGCTCGTTGCGGCAGTTGGTTCTACACAAGATTTTACTGGTTTTAACCGTGCTTTAGATGCGAAACGTCAAGTCGGTTCTTTATTGAAACCTGTGATTTATTTAAGTGCTATCGAATCTGGACGTTATAATTGGGCAAGCCAAATTGAAGATGCTCCAATCAGTGTTCCTGTAGATAGTGGTAAAAGCTGGACACCTAAAAACTATAGTGGTGGTGGACATGGTGTAGTGAGTCTGAGTGAAGCATTAGCAAACTCATACAACCTATCAGCTGTACGTTTGGGTCAAGAGTTTGGTTTATCAACATTTACCAATAATCTAAGAAAGTTTGGTGTTGAATCAACGATTCCTGCCTACCCTTCTATTTTCCTTGGGGCAGTCAATATGTCACCAATGGAAGTGCTCGGAATCTATGAAAACTTCGCTACAGGCGGCTTTAAATATCCAACTCGTGCAATTCGGTCTGTGGTAGATGCGAATGGTCGTTTACTTGACCGTTATGGCCTGAATGTTCAACAAACGATTGATCCATCTGTTGGCTATATTATGAATTACGGTTTACAACAGGTTATGTCTTCGGGTACTGGTCGTTCAGCCTATAGCAGCTTATCTCCAGCTTTAAAATTGGCGGGTAAATCAGGTACGACTAACGATACACGTGACTCATGGTTTGCTGGTTATTCGGGTAACCATGTCGCTGTAGTATGGTTAGGTTTAGATGACAATAAAGTAACAGGATTAACTGGTTCATCTGGTGCATTGCCAGTATGGACTAACGTGATGAAACAGTTACGTCAAACTCCTGTGAATATACGTCAACCAGACACTGTACAGTGGCAGTGGATTGATCGTGCAACGGGTGATTTATCTGCTCAGGCTTGTGATGGTGCTATGTATATTCCGATGCTAACGCATACAGTTCCGCACCGTGCTACGCCATGTGGCGCACCTTATTATCAAGTTGATCCAACATATACGCCACAAAGTGATAACACAACGCCTGACTCTCAGGATGATAATACCGACAGTTATATTCGTGAAAGTGAAAGTCAGATGCAACAAGATCTGTCAAATAATTCACGTGTAATTTCAACTGGTAGTTATAACAACTAA
- a CDS encoding NAD(+) kinase: protein MQISHKSFRNVGLIGRPDKSSVVETLCLIHDHLLNLGLNPIFDQETAELVPYDHAQIVSRHLLGEVADLVIVVGGDGSLLHAARALVRYNTPVIGINRGRLGFLTDIKPSEAIFKLDQVLQGHFQLDRRFLLEMEVRTNGEVIYDAIALNDVVLHSGKSVHMIDFELNIDGQYVYRQHSDGLIVSTPTGSTAYALSGGGPILHPSMDAIALVPMHPHTLSSRPIVVGGQSEIKIVIRENRVLPMVSADGQHSISLNVGDSLHIRKHPFKLSLLHPPGYDFYMACRTKLGWNQDFESFQRDES from the coding sequence GTGCAAATTTCACATAAGTCCTTCAGAAACGTCGGGTTAATCGGTCGACCAGATAAATCATCAGTTGTAGAAACACTCTGTTTAATTCATGATCATTTATTGAACTTAGGTTTGAACCCCATTTTTGATCAGGAAACAGCCGAATTAGTGCCTTATGATCATGCACAGATAGTAAGCCGTCATTTATTAGGTGAAGTTGCTGATTTAGTTATTGTGGTTGGAGGAGATGGTTCTTTACTCCATGCTGCAAGGGCTTTGGTTCGTTACAATACGCCTGTAATTGGTATCAACCGTGGACGGTTAGGTTTTTTAACTGATATCAAACCTTCAGAAGCTATTTTTAAACTTGATCAAGTCCTTCAAGGGCATTTTCAACTTGATCGCCGTTTCTTACTTGAAATGGAAGTAAGAACAAATGGCGAAGTCATTTATGATGCAATTGCTTTAAATGATGTCGTTTTGCATTCAGGTAAGTCGGTCCACATGATTGACTTTGAACTTAACATTGATGGCCAATACGTTTATCGCCAGCATAGTGATGGTTTAATTGTTTCGACTCCAACTGGATCAACGGCCTATGCTTTGTCAGGCGGTGGACCAATTTTACATCCAAGCATGGACGCGATTGCATTAGTTCCAATGCACCCTCATACCTTGTCATCACGACCAATCGTTGTTGGTGGTCAAAGCGAAATTAAGATTGTTATTCGCGAAAATCGAGTGTTACCAATGGTGAGTGCAGATGGACAACATAGTATATCGCTCAATGTTGGAGATAGTTTACACATCCGCAAACATCCATTTAAACTAAGTTTATTGCATCCACCAGGTTATGATTTTTATATGGCCTGCCGTACCAAACTTGGTTGGAACCAAGATTTTGAATCTTTCCAAAGAGATGAATCATGA
- a CDS encoding YeaC family protein yields MNIEQMLSILNPEIVERLKTAVEIGKWPNGVVLTKEQRETCMQAVIAWELKNLPEEQRSGYIDRGTKEEGEVCEDDHHKHEPEFKPIRFV; encoded by the coding sequence ATGAATATTGAACAAATGCTATCTATTTTAAACCCTGAGATTGTAGAGCGTTTAAAAACAGCAGTAGAAATTGGTAAATGGCCAAATGGCGTTGTTTTAACAAAAGAGCAGCGTGAAACTTGTATGCAAGCTGTAATTGCTTGGGAGTTAAAGAACTTACCAGAAGAGCAGCGTAGTGGTTATATTGACCGCGGTACAAAAGAAGAGGGTGAGGTTTGTGAAGATGATCACCACAAACATGAGCCAGAATTTAAACCAATTCGTTTTGTTTAA